The Desulfovibrio inopinatus DSM 10711 DNA window CATCGTTCGCTTTCAACGCTGTTTCGGTCGCTTGCGGGAATATCAGAAATCATCGTTTGCCAACCTGGCTCAAGACAGCGGCTATTACGACCAAGCCCACCTCATCAACGAATTTCGCGAATTCTCTCTCTGTACACCGACGCAGGTTCTGGGGGCTTGTGTGTAGAGAGGGATGCTTCGGTACCTATGAAGAAGGGGACGCGATGCCTACAGGTCATAAAGACAACGTTGGACGATCGCTATTCAATTTTTCTTTGAATGTATTCTGCTGGGGATGCGTTTTAATTTGTCTTGAGAAAAGCCGCTGAGTAGTCCAAGCCAACGGAGGACGTCTAGGATTCATCCTGCTTTACAATTTCATTGCCGTATGAATTGTCTATAGCGCATTGCCAGATTCCGTCGGAACTTTTGCAGAAGACATACGCGGCCTTTCGCTCCGTTACGGGCAAATTCGGTGCTGAAATGACTGTGTTGGCATGGACCAAAGCGATATTTCCTGATTCAAGAATTTCCATTCCTTTTTGTTTTACGTTGAGTCCATTCTTAAAATAGACGGCAATAGCTTCAAAAGCCTTGCGAATTGCGTCCTTCCCCTGAGCAGTACGTCCTGGTTCAACAACCAGTACCGCATCATCGGTGTAAATATCCATCAACGTGTCGAAATCTTCAGCGATAATGGCCTTGTCTGCTTTTTCAATTTGCAGTTCTACGGGATGCTTTTTCATATTTGTCTCCCAACTCTTCATGAAGTGCTGAGTAATGCGTAATGCTTTACCCCCAAAATACAAGTGTTGAACAATCAGAGACAATGTTTTTTCATTTTCAATGAAGTCCTTTGCGGGAATGCTTCCTCTTATGAGGCGACAGCAGGAAATATTGAAATATATCCTTCCTGCTGTGTGAGAAGTTTCATCTCTGGCTGATTTTAACCTCATTGTTGTATCTGTCAAATGGCGGCGCTATCGGCTTATGGGAAACGGATCTCAAGGTTGTTGCACCTCAGTACGTTGTACTGAGGTGCAACAAAGATGAGCGTGATGAATCTCAGCCGAGTCTGAATTCATAAAGAGGGATGGGATTTCACCGCGTTGGAGCCGTGGGGGTGGTGCTTACGATAAGATAGCCCGTGTAATGTACTGCGTTCCTGCGCAATGGCTACGATTAAAGGACGGAATGTGCTTTATCCAGTCCGCATCATTGTACTCAAGGCTATAATTGTTTCCATTCTCAATGATTTTGCCAATTTTAAATTTGGGATCTGACAGCAAGAAGCAAGGATAAATGTCGTCTTCGGGGGTTATGTATATAAAATGTCCCCGTTCATTTTTTCCGGCGAGACAGAACCTGCTCTGTTTTGCAGCTCGTTTGGAGACATTGTCTCCATGGGGATTAGGTCCAAAATTCGCCTGAAAATCAAACTCTATGCGCTCGTATTTAGGGTTCTCACTGAGCAGTTTCCACGTATCCCAAAATTTGTTGATGTATTGCATATCAAGCAATTCATTCTTCTTACTTTTAGATCTCCCCAAGTAGATCAAATTCATAAATTGAATTTCATCCACTTCCATGTCGGCGAGCTCGTCGCATACCTCCACGATATGAGGTAAGGTCTCGGTGGTTACGACATAGTTTACAATCGTTCGAAAGCCATGCTCTTTTGAAAGTTGAATGGCTCTGAGCGATTTTTCTCGGTCTCGTCCGGTCATTTCTTCGTGAATACCTTTGGGGAACAATGTGTGTCGAATGTCAGAGATTTCATATTCACGAAGAAGAGGAAAAAACTCTTGGTGTCTGCTGAGAAGAATCAAACCATTGGTCGTGATTTCATTCCACTGGCACTTTTTCATCAGTTCCAGGAAATTCCAGAATTCAGGCAGCCATTCATTGATAAGTGGTTGAACATGATATCCATCATCGAGCAATAAAGACGTCACTTTGTCTGCTTTTTCATAAGACCATGACGCATTGTTTGCTTCGGGATCTCCATCTTGATAACAATATTTGCATCGCGAGTTGCATTTTCGTGACATCCATACCATTGCGTACTTATAAAAGATTTCTCCAGATTCATTCTCATCGCCAAGGACTTCATGTACCGTGTTGCGGAAATTTTTTCTAGATCCGAGATTCTCAATGTTCTTTTGCATGACTGTATCTCCATGAAGAGCAGGACGGAATCCTATGTATCCGTTCTACAAAGTTAGGCATTGTGTGGGCTGCATTGAGCAACCCTGGTACACTGCATGTCGGCATCAGCAAAAATATGTTCAATGAGAGGCTTCTCTGGGCGAGATGGTTCCAGTATGTCGGCGTGGTTGATTCCTCTGTACATGATGAATGAGTCTGCTGTTGACTTGTCAGAATTCCACATCAACAGTTTGATTCCTTCAGTGACTGCGATAGATCCTGCTATGGATATAACCGGAGCAAGATATGCATAATTTGCATCGGTCGCATCTATTTTATCCGTATCTGTGTCGTCGATGTATGCTTTTCTCATCATGCATTCAAAGCATACCTGGCTGTTATTCGGATCATACGTATACACAAAAGCCTTGAATCCGAGTGAGCCCATGTGTACAGCAGGGATCTTATTCCTTATGCAAAATTCATTGATGAGGTAGTGCATGTTCCATTTGTCGATGGAAACATATATGAGGATGTTTTTGTACCTGCTGTATACATCCTCAAGAATTTCTGTGCTTACCTTTTCCGGGATGACCTCGATATCAATGCCAGGATTGGCTTTTTCAAGATAGGCTTTGGCCGAGTCAACTTTCTTCATCCCAACTGTTTGGTCGGTATGCACGAATTGTCTGCCCAAGTTGGAATACTCTACGATATCATGATCGCACAGTATTATGCGTCCCACATTGGACAGAGCAAATTGATGCGCCCCGGCGGAACCTCCTCCTCCCAGTCCTAAAATGAGTACCGTAGCGTCAAAGAGCTTTTGCATGCCTTCGTCTCCAATATGGGGGACGAGAGCTTGCTTGTGGAACCGTTCCAAATCAACAGTGTCCCTTTTCATGCAGACATCTCCTTTGAGAATGACGATTCTTGGATAGATAAAAATGAAGGTTCAAGGAGGTACTTCATTCCCTTCTGTTCAACGTATGATGATACATTCGCCATACAGTCGGCTAATGGAGCACCCCAAATGATGACTGGTCCAATTTCTCCTTTTATGCATTCACCGATGCGTTGGTATCCAAGTTTTGGAAGAAACGAAATTGATATAGAGTTATCTATTCTGCAGTCGACAGCGATATATTGAACGCGGTATGCATAGAATAGTTTGTACATGAAAATGTGCATGAGGATATTGGCGAATGACCTTCTGTGGACCCGAAGCACAGCCGCCCGCGACCAGAAAGCGATTTTACCGTGTTGAGCGTAATATGGTGAGAGATCGAAGTATTTATCAATGTCGAGATCTCCATATCGTTCGCTAATATTGGTGGTTATAGTTCCAATGGGAAAATATTTGTTATAACAAAGTATGTATTGTTCATTCGGCATTCTGTTTAACTGTAAACAACTTTCCGTGTAACTTTGTTCCGCTCCAAACACCTCTTTTCGAACACAATAGATTTTGTTAAATTCTTCTTCACTTTCAGCTAGCTTGACCTGAATATCCTTTTGAAGGCTATTTAACATTGTCATTGTTTCGTCTCCATCGAGGTTTGCAAATATTATTCGAGGGATTCGACGCGTTCATGAATAGCTGTGCTGGAAAGAGACAGAGCACACATTCCAGCAAGAAGACAGAACGCTAATGTAGAGTACCATATATTTTCCCACTGATCTTGTTGTGTAATATGGCCGGCAACTGTCACTCCTGCAGCAGTGCCTACATACATGAACGAATTGCTCCATGAAATTGATCTGGCCTTTAAGTCAGCAGCAATGAGCGTAAGGAGTGTTTGTTGTGTGGCAATGAAAGCGCCACTGCTAAAGAACCAGACAAGAAGGCAAAATAACGTGAGACTTATGAAGTGTGTATGCGTTAAGCCAATGATGGAAGTACACAGCAACGTGATCCAGACGATTTGCAAGAGTCCTTCTTTTAGATCCTTGCTGCGCCAAAAATCGACAATTCTGCCCGCAATCAAACCGCCGGCGAGACTTCCCAC harbors:
- a CDS encoding radical SAM/SPASM domain-containing protein, whose translation is MQKNIENLGSRKNFRNTVHEVLGDENESGEIFYKYAMVWMSRKCNSRCKYCYQDGDPEANNASWSYEKADKVTSLLLDDGYHVQPLINEWLPEFWNFLELMKKCQWNEITTNGLILLSRHQEFFPLLREYEISDIRHTLFPKGIHEEMTGRDREKSLRAIQLSKEHGFRTIVNYVVTTETLPHIVEVCDELADMEVDEIQFMNLIYLGRSKSKKNELLDMQYINKFWDTWKLLSENPKYERIEFDFQANFGPNPHGDNVSKRAAKQSRFCLAGKNERGHFIYITPEDDIYPCFLLSDPKFKIGKIIENGNNYSLEYNDADWIKHIPSFNRSHCAGTQYITRAILS
- a CDS encoding YybH family protein, whose translation is MKKHPVELQIEKADKAIIAEDFDTLMDIYTDDAVLVVEPGRTAQGKDAIRKAFEAIAVYFKNGLNVKQKGMEILESGNIALVHANTVISAPNLPVTERKAAYVFCKSSDGIWQCAIDNSYGNEIVKQDES
- a CDS encoding HesA/MoeB/ThiF family protein produces the protein MKRDTVDLERFHKQALVPHIGDEGMQKLFDATVLILGLGGGGSAGAHQFALSNVGRIILCDHDIVEYSNLGRQFVHTDQTVGMKKVDSAKAYLEKANPGIDIEVIPEKVSTEILEDVYSRYKNILIYVSIDKWNMHYLINEFCIRNKIPAVHMGSLGFKAFVYTYDPNNSQVCFECMMRKAYIDDTDTDKIDATDANYAYLAPVISIAGSIAVTEGIKLLMWNSDKSTADSFIMYRGINHADILEPSRPEKPLIEHIFADADMQCTRVAQCSPHNA